The following are encoded together in the Onychostoma macrolepis isolate SWU-2019 chromosome 03, ASM1243209v1, whole genome shotgun sequence genome:
- the LOC131536729 gene encoding TOM1-like protein 2 isoform X3 produces the protein MEFLLGNPYSTPVGQCIEKATDGTLQNEDWTLNMEICDIINETEEGPKDAMRAVRKRLNGNRNFREVMLALTVLETCVKNCGHRFHVHVANRDFIEGVLVKIITPKTNPPAIVQDKVLSLIQAWADAFRSSPDLTGVVHIYEELKRKGVEFPMADLDALSPIHTPQRGVPEVDPGTHKYRASAQPSTASQPGPKPAAAATADFNPTQVPPVSGPITANPEQIARLRSELDIVRGNIKVMSEMLTEMVPGQEDASDLELLQELNRTCRAMQHRVVELISRVSNEEITEELLHINDDLNNIFLRFERYERYRVGRAAQNNGVLNEASEEDNLIDLGPASPAVVTPRVSTTPTRTPTSTPQPPTPAAAPPAAAPPAAAPPAAVAASLSTQLAGLDVGADSVSGTLSSLTAHNPQDDFDMFAHTRSSSLADQRKNVKYEEPQALVGLASALDIRQQNATGKGEEAEEGVTSEEFDKFLEERAKVADQASPLAPGGEPRPPVSASSSNRRRTQQTEDNLFAL, from the exons ATGGAGTTCTTGTTGGGGAATCCGTACAGCACTCCCGTTGGCCAGTGCATTG AGAAAGCCACAGATGGCACCCTGCAGAATGAAGACTGGACACTCAACATGGAGATCTGTGACATCATTAATGAGACCGAGGAAGG GCCTAAAGATGCCATGCGCGCGGTGAGAAAGAGACTCAACGGCAACAGGAACTTCCGTGAAGTGATGCTGGCTCTAACC GTGCTGGAGACTTGCGTGAAAAACTGCGGCCACCGTTTTCACGTCCACGTCGCCAATAGAGATTTCATCGAAGGAGTCCTGGTGAAGATCATCACTCCGAAGACCAACCCTCCTGCTATAGTACAGGACAAAGTGCTGTCACTGATTCAG GCTTGGGCAGATGCATTCAGGAGCAGCCCAGACCTCACTGGAGTCGTGCACATTTACGAGGAGCTGAAGAGGAAAGGAGTTGAGTTCCCCATGGCAGACCTGGATGCTCTGTCACCCATCCACACACCACAGCGG GGAGTCCCAGAGGTAGATCCAGGCACACACAAGTACAGAGCATCTGCTCAGCCCAGCACAGCATCTCAACCGGGCCCTAAACCTGCAGCTGCTGCAACAGCTGACTTCAACCCCACCCAGGTCCCACCTGTATCGGGACCCATCACAGCAAACCCAGAGCAG ATCGCAAGGCTGAGAAGTGAGCTGGACATTGTGCGTGGGAATATTAAAGTAATGTCAGAGATGCTGACAGAAATGGTGCCAGGCCAAGAAGACGCCTCTGATCTCGAACTACTCCAG GAGCTGAACAGGACGTGTCGAGCCATGCAGCACAGGGTAGTGGAACTCATCTCTCGCGTGTCTAACGAAGAGATCACCGAAGAGTTGCTACACATCAACGATGATTTAAACAACATCTTCCTGCGCTTCGAGAG GTATGAGAGATACAGAGTAGGCAGAGCTGCACAAAACAACGGG GTCCTGAATGAGGCTTCAGAGGAGGATAATCTAATAGATTTGGGCCCTGCTTCTCCAGCAGTGGTCACTCCTCGGGTCAGCACTACACCCACTCGTACACCCACATCCACCCCGCAGCCTCCTACTCCTGCTGCTGCTCCTCCTGCTGCTGCTCCTCCTGCTGCTGCTCCTCCTGCTGCTGTTGCTGCATCTCTCTCCACACAGCTGGCAGGACTTG ATGTGGGTGCAGACAGCGTCAGCGGCACTCTCAGCTCTCTAACCGCTCACAACCCTCAGGACGACTTTGACATGTTCGCCCACACCAGGTCCAGCTCTCTGGCTGACCAGCGCAAAAA CGTTAAATACGAGGAACCTCAGGCTCTGGTGGGCCTGGCGTCTGCTTTAGACATCAGACAGCAAAATGCGACTGGG AAGGGTGAAGAGGCCGAGGAAGGAGTCACGAGTGAAG AGTTCGACAAGTTCTTAGAGGAGCGGGCCAAAGTCGCAGACCAGGCTTCACCGCTGGCCCCCGGCGGAGAGCCCAGACCTCCAGTGAGCGCGTCTAGCAGCAACCGCAGGAGGACACAGCAGACGGAGGACAATCTCTTTGCCTTGTAG
- the LOC131536729 gene encoding TOM1-like protein 2 isoform X2, translating into MEFLLGNPYSTPVGQCIEKATDGTLQNEDWTLNMEICDIINETEEGPKDAMRAVRKRLNGNRNFREVMLALTVLETCVKNCGHRFHVHVANRDFIEGVLVKIITPKTNPPAIVQDKVLSLIQAWADAFRSSPDLTGVVHIYEELKRKGVEFPMADLDALSPIHTPQRGVPEVDPGTHKYRASAQPSTASQPGPKPAAAATADFNPTQVPPVSGPITANPEQIARLRSELDIVRGNIKVMSEMLTEMVPGQEDASDLELLQELNRTCRAMQHRVVELISRVSNEEITEELLHINDDLNNIFLRFERYERYRVGRAAQNNGVLNEASEEDNLIDLGPASPAVVTPRVSTTPTRTPTSTPQPPTPAAAPPAAAPPAAAPPAAVAASLSTQLAGLDVGADSVSGTLSSLTAHNPQDDFDMFAHTRSSSLADQRKNVKYEEPQALVGLASALDIRQQNATGIPVSQSSVMDDIEEWLCADVKGEEAEEGVTSEEFDKFLEERAKVADQASPLAPGGEPRPPVSASSSNRRRTQQTEDNLFAL; encoded by the exons ATGGAGTTCTTGTTGGGGAATCCGTACAGCACTCCCGTTGGCCAGTGCATTG AGAAAGCCACAGATGGCACCCTGCAGAATGAAGACTGGACACTCAACATGGAGATCTGTGACATCATTAATGAGACCGAGGAAGG GCCTAAAGATGCCATGCGCGCGGTGAGAAAGAGACTCAACGGCAACAGGAACTTCCGTGAAGTGATGCTGGCTCTAACC GTGCTGGAGACTTGCGTGAAAAACTGCGGCCACCGTTTTCACGTCCACGTCGCCAATAGAGATTTCATCGAAGGAGTCCTGGTGAAGATCATCACTCCGAAGACCAACCCTCCTGCTATAGTACAGGACAAAGTGCTGTCACTGATTCAG GCTTGGGCAGATGCATTCAGGAGCAGCCCAGACCTCACTGGAGTCGTGCACATTTACGAGGAGCTGAAGAGGAAAGGAGTTGAGTTCCCCATGGCAGACCTGGATGCTCTGTCACCCATCCACACACCACAGCGG GGAGTCCCAGAGGTAGATCCAGGCACACACAAGTACAGAGCATCTGCTCAGCCCAGCACAGCATCTCAACCGGGCCCTAAACCTGCAGCTGCTGCAACAGCTGACTTCAACCCCACCCAGGTCCCACCTGTATCGGGACCCATCACAGCAAACCCAGAGCAG ATCGCAAGGCTGAGAAGTGAGCTGGACATTGTGCGTGGGAATATTAAAGTAATGTCAGAGATGCTGACAGAAATGGTGCCAGGCCAAGAAGACGCCTCTGATCTCGAACTACTCCAG GAGCTGAACAGGACGTGTCGAGCCATGCAGCACAGGGTAGTGGAACTCATCTCTCGCGTGTCTAACGAAGAGATCACCGAAGAGTTGCTACACATCAACGATGATTTAAACAACATCTTCCTGCGCTTCGAGAG GTATGAGAGATACAGAGTAGGCAGAGCTGCACAAAACAACGGG GTCCTGAATGAGGCTTCAGAGGAGGATAATCTAATAGATTTGGGCCCTGCTTCTCCAGCAGTGGTCACTCCTCGGGTCAGCACTACACCCACTCGTACACCCACATCCACCCCGCAGCCTCCTACTCCTGCTGCTGCTCCTCCTGCTGCTGCTCCTCCTGCTGCTGCTCCTCCTGCTGCTGTTGCTGCATCTCTCTCCACACAGCTGGCAGGACTTG ATGTGGGTGCAGACAGCGTCAGCGGCACTCTCAGCTCTCTAACCGCTCACAACCCTCAGGACGACTTTGACATGTTCGCCCACACCAGGTCCAGCTCTCTGGCTGACCAGCGCAAAAA CGTTAAATACGAGGAACCTCAGGCTCTGGTGGGCCTGGCGTCTGCTTTAGACATCAGACAGCAAAATGCGACTGGG ATCCCCGTATCGCAGTCCTCTGTCATGGATGACATTGAGGAGTGGCTCTGTGCTGATGTG AAGGGTGAAGAGGCCGAGGAAGGAGTCACGAGTGAAG AGTTCGACAAGTTCTTAGAGGAGCGGGCCAAAGTCGCAGACCAGGCTTCACCGCTGGCCCCCGGCGGAGAGCCCAGACCTCCAGTGAGCGCGTCTAGCAGCAACCGCAGGAGGACACAGCAGACGGAGGACAATCTCTTTGCCTTGTAG
- the LOC131536729 gene encoding TOM1-like protein 2 isoform X1, whose translation MEFLLGNPYSTPVGQCIEKATDGTLQNEDWTLNMEICDIINETEEGPKDAMRAVRKRLNGNRNFREVMLALTVLETCVKNCGHRFHVHVANRDFIEGVLVKIITPKTNPPAIVQDKVLSLIQAWADAFRSSPDLTGVVHIYEELKRKGVEFPMADLDALSPIHTPQRGVPEVDPGTHKYRASAQPSTASQPGPKPAAAATADFNPTQVPPVSGPITANPEQIARLRSELDIVRGNIKVMSEMLTEMVPGQEDASDLELLQELNRTCRAMQHRVVELISRVSNEEITEELLHINDDLNNIFLRFERYERYRVGRAAQNNGVLNEASEEDNLIDLGPASPAVVTPRVSTTPTRTPTSTPQPPTPAAAPPAAAPPAAAPPAAVAASLSTQLAGLDVGADSVSGTLSSLTAHNPQDDFDMFAHTRSSSLADQRKNVKYEEPQALVGLASALDIRQQNATGPNVKGPNAELEPIDSWLITQGMIPVSQSSVMDDIEEWLCADVKGEEAEEGVTSEEFDKFLEERAKVADQASPLAPGGEPRPPVSASSSNRRRTQQTEDNLFAL comes from the exons ATGGAGTTCTTGTTGGGGAATCCGTACAGCACTCCCGTTGGCCAGTGCATTG AGAAAGCCACAGATGGCACCCTGCAGAATGAAGACTGGACACTCAACATGGAGATCTGTGACATCATTAATGAGACCGAGGAAGG GCCTAAAGATGCCATGCGCGCGGTGAGAAAGAGACTCAACGGCAACAGGAACTTCCGTGAAGTGATGCTGGCTCTAACC GTGCTGGAGACTTGCGTGAAAAACTGCGGCCACCGTTTTCACGTCCACGTCGCCAATAGAGATTTCATCGAAGGAGTCCTGGTGAAGATCATCACTCCGAAGACCAACCCTCCTGCTATAGTACAGGACAAAGTGCTGTCACTGATTCAG GCTTGGGCAGATGCATTCAGGAGCAGCCCAGACCTCACTGGAGTCGTGCACATTTACGAGGAGCTGAAGAGGAAAGGAGTTGAGTTCCCCATGGCAGACCTGGATGCTCTGTCACCCATCCACACACCACAGCGG GGAGTCCCAGAGGTAGATCCAGGCACACACAAGTACAGAGCATCTGCTCAGCCCAGCACAGCATCTCAACCGGGCCCTAAACCTGCAGCTGCTGCAACAGCTGACTTCAACCCCACCCAGGTCCCACCTGTATCGGGACCCATCACAGCAAACCCAGAGCAG ATCGCAAGGCTGAGAAGTGAGCTGGACATTGTGCGTGGGAATATTAAAGTAATGTCAGAGATGCTGACAGAAATGGTGCCAGGCCAAGAAGACGCCTCTGATCTCGAACTACTCCAG GAGCTGAACAGGACGTGTCGAGCCATGCAGCACAGGGTAGTGGAACTCATCTCTCGCGTGTCTAACGAAGAGATCACCGAAGAGTTGCTACACATCAACGATGATTTAAACAACATCTTCCTGCGCTTCGAGAG GTATGAGAGATACAGAGTAGGCAGAGCTGCACAAAACAACGGG GTCCTGAATGAGGCTTCAGAGGAGGATAATCTAATAGATTTGGGCCCTGCTTCTCCAGCAGTGGTCACTCCTCGGGTCAGCACTACACCCACTCGTACACCCACATCCACCCCGCAGCCTCCTACTCCTGCTGCTGCTCCTCCTGCTGCTGCTCCTCCTGCTGCTGCTCCTCCTGCTGCTGTTGCTGCATCTCTCTCCACACAGCTGGCAGGACTTG ATGTGGGTGCAGACAGCGTCAGCGGCACTCTCAGCTCTCTAACCGCTCACAACCCTCAGGACGACTTTGACATGTTCGCCCACACCAGGTCCAGCTCTCTGGCTGACCAGCGCAAAAA CGTTAAATACGAGGAACCTCAGGCTCTGGTGGGCCTGGCGTCTGCTTTAGACATCAGACAGCAAAATGCGACTGGG CCGAATGTAAAAGGTCCTAACGCTGAGTTGGAGCCCATAGACAGCTGGCTCATTACCCAAGGAATG ATCCCCGTATCGCAGTCCTCTGTCATGGATGACATTGAGGAGTGGCTCTGTGCTGATGTG AAGGGTGAAGAGGCCGAGGAAGGAGTCACGAGTGAAG AGTTCGACAAGTTCTTAGAGGAGCGGGCCAAAGTCGCAGACCAGGCTTCACCGCTGGCCCCCGGCGGAGAGCCCAGACCTCCAGTGAGCGCGTCTAGCAGCAACCGCAGGAGGACACAGCAGACGGAGGACAATCTCTTTGCCTTGTAG